The Meleagris gallopavo isolate NT-WF06-2002-E0010 breed Aviagen turkey brand Nicholas breeding stock chromosome 10, Turkey_5.1, whole genome shotgun sequence genome contains a region encoding:
- the GLRX2 gene encoding glutaredoxin 2 isoform X1: protein MISQLAIAGCLSLSSCLRVGTGSAGFRMGNRLPSSVELSDAAAVNQIQEVISDNCVVIFSKTTCFYCKMAKKLFEGLNVNYTAVELDVNKNGSQFQDILEQMTGGRTVPRVFVNGTFVGGATDTQRLHEEGKLLPLIHQCQVKTNSGTTI from the exons ATGATCTCACAGCTAGCCATAGCAGGCTGTTTATCTCTATCTTCCTGCTTGCGCGTGGGAACCGGCAGTGCAGG ttttagAATGGGAAATAGGCTGCCCTCCTCTGTCGAGCTGtctgatgctgctgctgtgaatCAGATACAG GAGGTAATCTCAGACAACTGCGTGGTGATTTTCTCAAAAACAACATGCTTCTACtgcaaaatggcaaaaaaacTTTTTGAAGGTTTAAACGTCAATTACACAGCTGTAGAACTGGATGTGAATAAAAACGGAAGCCAGTTCCAAGACATTCTTGAACAGATGACGGGTGGCAGAACA GTCCCAAGAGTGTTTGTTAATGGGACTTTTGTTGGAGGTGCTACAGATACTCAAAGACTTCACGAAGAAGGCAAGCTGCTTCCATTAATTCATCAGTGCCAAGTGAAAACAAACTCTGGAACTACTATTTAG
- the GLRX2 gene encoding glutaredoxin 2 isoform X2 produces the protein MFLQRALRSRGRFRMGNRLPSSVELSDAAAVNQIQEVISDNCVVIFSKTTCFYCKMAKKLFEGLNVNYTAVELDVNKNGSQFQDILEQMTGGRTVPRVFVNGTFVGGATDTQRLHEEGKLLPLIHQCQVKTNSGTTI, from the exons ATGTTCCTGCAGAGGGCGCTGCGCTCGCGGGGCCG ttttagAATGGGAAATAGGCTGCCCTCCTCTGTCGAGCTGtctgatgctgctgctgtgaatCAGATACAG GAGGTAATCTCAGACAACTGCGTGGTGATTTTCTCAAAAACAACATGCTTCTACtgcaaaatggcaaaaaaacTTTTTGAAGGTTTAAACGTCAATTACACAGCTGTAGAACTGGATGTGAATAAAAACGGAAGCCAGTTCCAAGACATTCTTGAACAGATGACGGGTGGCAGAACA GTCCCAAGAGTGTTTGTTAATGGGACTTTTGTTGGAGGTGCTACAGATACTCAAAGACTTCACGAAGAAGGCAAGCTGCTTCCATTAATTCATCAGTGCCAAGTGAAAACAAACTCTGGAACTACTATTTAG